From the Armatimonadota bacterium genome, the window TCAGTACATGGTGGAAGCGGAGATGTGCGAGAATTGGGGCTACGATAAGCTGCATGCTGCCTTCCAGAAAATCGCCATCGACGAAATGCATCATGCCGAATGGCTCATCCAGCGAATCCTCTTCCTTGAGGGACAACCCACGATTAAACTGGGCGAGCTGAACATCGGCGCAACGGTGTCCGATATGATAAACGGCCTGATAACCGCCGAAGCGCAAGCAGTAGGGGCGTACAACAAAGCCATCGCGCTGGCGCACCAGGTGGCGGACCAGGGCACGGTGGACCTGCTCATCAAAATCCTGACGATGGAAGAGGGACACATTGACTGGGCAGAGGCACAGCGCGACCAGATAGAGCACATGGGCATCGCCAACTACCTTTCCATGCAAACGGAGGGCGCAACGGAGTAAGTGCTTCCTTATCCTGCCGATCTCCTTATCTGCAAGGTGCGTGCGCTCCACGAGCAGATTCGCTCGGAGGTGCGCGCCCAGATTCTGCGGTATTCCGCCGAGTGGCTGGCGCATGCCACC encodes:
- the bfr gene encoding bacterioferritin, which codes for MKGNTEILKVLNELLSDELTAIHQYMVEAEMCENWGYDKLHAAFQKIAIDEMHHAEWLIQRILFLEGQPTIKLGELNIGATVSDMINGLITAEAQAVGAYNKAIALAHQVADQGTVDLLIKILTMEEGHIDWAEAQRDQIEHMGIANYLSMQTEGATE